The genomic DNA GGGTAGTGGTGGTTTTTAGGGTGTGCAATAACCGAACTGTTAACCAAAACTGAACCGAAAATCGAGGAAATTGCTGAATTAACTGAAAGTCGGTTATCAGTTGTTTTTTGTACAATCAGTTAACTGAACTGAACCATTTATACTTTCCTATATTTATAGCTTTTATATCTCCATTTCATGTATCTATACCCCCGTTTCATTTATTGATACCtctattttatgtatttataccttcatttcatttatttatacctccatttcatgtatttatacattcgtttcatttatttatacttctatttcatgtatttatacatttATTTCATGTGTTTATACCTTCATTACATATAtttctaacaaaaaaaaaaatagccCTTGTTTGATTTggctattaaccgaaattaaccaaaccGAAAACCaacaaattaaccgaaccgattaaccgatgacttcggttacggttaatgctaataaccgaaccAAACCAAATCGTGCACATGTTGAATATTTTCTTGTTTCAAGCCTTCCACATGCACCGGTTATTTGAGTGTTATCACTCTAATAAGATTTGTTATTGATTTATGAGCGTTTAAGGTCTTCGATTGTTCAAGCTTCTCTAAAACCGAGTTTTTGGTTGATATGGGGATGTTACATCATACACTGATTGGCTTCCAAATGGCTTTTGCAAACTTACAGTAGACAAGAAGATGATCGAAAGATTCCTCTGATCTTGCACGCCAAATACAATCTGAAGGTACCGTCATTATGCCTCTTCGTGATAAAGCTCCTTTTGTTTGAAGTTTGTTCAAAGCTTCTCTCCAACCGAAAACTTCATTTTTTAGGGATCAAGTCTTTCGCATGTAAAAGTAGCTGAATTGCTCAAATAAAATTTAGGTAAAAATAAAAACGTAGTATAGTGATTCATCATTCATGAACTATTTTATGGCGTATTTTTTAGTAACATCAAACTAAAGTTGTGTGTATGGTGTTAAGGAGTGGTTTTAACTTTTAAATAAGTTTGGGGTTGTGAAATAGATGTTTAGAATACTAGGATTTAATTGTACTTTGTACAAACTAGAGAGGCTTGAATTGTAACTTATGTTCATATTTAGTTAAATTAAATGATTCCCACTAGCATCAATATAATGCGTTTGTTTGTTAAGGATGATATATTTAATTGACAAGTGTTGCCCCGTTTTAAGTAATGTGCTTTTCTTTTTTTGTTGGCAATAATACGTAATAAAATTAGTCATATTTATAAGGTTCAAATTATTCTACAAATGCTtttaattgtaaaaagtataagaAAGATTTATAGAGTAACAAGTGTCCAATGACCTAAAATTAAACTCACTACATCACCACccacctaaacacccacccccaccccaccccacctcatcaccacccaaaaacctaaaacccccaccccaccaccacccaaaaacctaaccccccccccccctccctcccaaaaaaaaacctaaaaaaaactaaccaacctaaaaaaaatctaaaaaaactaaacaccaacccccaccccaccaccaccaaaaaacataaacccccaccccctcggcgaaaaaaaaaatttggggtgggtgggggtgggggtttaggtttttgggaggtggtggatgtttaattttttgtttttttttttgtagtaggTTTTTTTAAAAGCCTTTGTACCCTtgttacaattagaagcctttgtatttgatcctaatccctaTAACATTATCACATTAAAATCAAtatatttgtgggtttttttaCAGAAGTAGAATCACTACAATTTACTTTTTAAAATAGTTTTATTTTTATCACACAAAGTGCAGGAATATAGTATTGAACCATTAAGGAGTTTTGTTTTACAATAGATCCGGTTATTAAAACATTGGGTTAAACATATTAGTAAATCAAGTGTTATGATTCTAGAAAGCTATGTTTGAGCTAACAAAGTCATAAGTACTTGAAATTTAACTCCTTATTGATTTAATCTTTCAAATTATTATATAAAAGTTAACTAATTTGTAATTATTTAGCTATCCAGTTTAAgttaaaaatcaaattaaatctTACAACTGTAGCTTTTCTATTATCTCTAACACTACAatttaataacaaaaaaaaaatattctctttagttttgttgatttttcaaaaacCTCTCGCATCATATTCTCTATCTCACACTTATTTTGTTGTTTTTCTCGGTTTTATATacttataaaattatatttaaagaTGAATAGTGGATCTTAATATTTAGAGAATTAGTGTAACTTTTTTAAACCTTATCTCTATTTTAGAGTTTCTAATAAAGAGTAGAAAACCTTTTTTTTTCATGTAACTGTGAGAAAAAAAACTAAACGAAGAACCTGATGTGAATACTCTTTACCATTCTATCCTCAGTCCTCACCTATAAAACATGATGTGTTCAACCTCTATAGATTGAATTTTAAAGTTTGATTGATAAAACATGATGTGTTCAACCTCTATAGATTGAATTTTAAAGTTTGATTGAAGTATAATGTGGGCCTTAGGAATACGAATGGGCCATAGGCCCATAAGTTATAAGTTAAAACTCATGCAGACTTATCCAAAGTTGATTCGTATTTGGGAGACTTGGGAGTTGGGACTACAATCGAATATATGCAGGGCCGGCCCGGAGGGGTGCGGGATGGGCGACGGCTCAGGGCCCAAACCCTCCGGGGGCccgaaaaattattttttttttaataaagttacGCTATAGATCTTAGAATATATAAGTATTGAATTGATAATTGATAAGATGAGGCACATGGTTTGGTGGTTCCCATGTCATTTTATTAGCAAGCAGATCTTGGGTTCTACTCTTAATTGCTtcaattttagttgtttttttttcttaatgTTTGTTACCTATGCATTAAATTCAAATGACATTAATTGATTAGTTTTGTGTTACATTAATTAAAATGGGAACCATAGTTAGTTCTCAAAtctagtttaatttttttttttaaattaaacttcattaaacaacCTCCGACCCAAACGGACATAaggtcaaacaaacaaaacacccCCGACCCAAATGGGCAAATGGCACAACCAAACGGGCATAAGGccaaacaaacaaaacacccTCAACCAAATGGGCAAAGGGCACAGAAATTACAAACTGTACATAGGGTATTTACACCATTTCGTCCATCTAATACATTTACAAGAAGATCTATTTTTCACCCAAGTGAAACCTCTAGATTTTATCTCCCCTATGATATCTTGTGGGCTACATCTTTTCTGTTTAAAGACCACTTCGTTCCTTTCTTTCCATATGCACCAGCACACTATCAAAGCCAACCCGTAAATGATCTTCTCCTCCTTCTTACTATGATTACTGAATTTGTGTATTTCAAGGATGTCTTTATATTCGAAAAAGCAGTATGTTGCACCAAACACTGAAAGTCGACCACACCCTCAAAGCCACCGAGCAAGCAGTAAACATATGTTCCACCGATTCTCGATATCTTCGCATAAAGGGCACAATGATGTAGTTATGTCCATATTCCTTTTTCTTAAATTTATTTTAGTAGGAAGCCTATCCAAATTGCCTCTCCAGTTTATAATGTTACATTTAATGGGCACCCACTTACACCAAACAAAATTTGGAGGTTGAAAATTACCTCTATCTGTAATCAACGCCGATTTGACCGCCTTCACTGAGAAATCGTTCTTACTATCACCACTCCAATACCAAGCATCCTTGTCGTTGGAAAGTCTCACCAAACTGAGTACCTCGCAGCATTCCTTCCATTCCTTAAGCTCATCTTCTGACTCAGGCTGCCTAGACTAATGCCAACTGTACGCTCCATTTCCATTACATGTATCCAATCTCTCTGCAACCCTGCACGATTTATATAACTCCAAACCAAATAAATGGGGCCACCTTTCCAAGAAGGAAAGGTCACCCACCCACGTATCTATCCAAAAACGAATATTAGCCCCATTCCCCACTTTACCATGATAAGATGATTTAAACCTTTCCCATTAATTTTCATTTTGGAAATCAGATTCACGACGTTTTTTCAACACCCCAAGATATTCCGTTAAGAAGAATGAAGCTCCTTTGATTATACTTACAATGACACGCTTCCACAACTTTACACCATAGATTGTGATTATCCGCCCTATAACTCCACCTCCATTTAACCAAAAACACTTTTATAATTTGTTTTATACTGTAAATGATATATAGATATTGTTTATGCAAAATGCCAGATCTCAGTTTAGCCTGACACATGAATGCACAGATAAATCGTGCATATAAAAGAAAAGAGTTTTGATTCATGGTTAGTAGCATCTCTAAGAGCCGGTGGCGACACTAATTGGGTTGCTGCAAGTATCCATCAAGAGGTTATTTAGATCATTACAATAGTGAGGAGATGAACCAATTACACTTTGTCTTCTCCTATCCTTTTACAGAACGTGTAGACATGTATGAAAACACAATTAAAAGAAATCGAGGCGCAAGGACCACCCTCCGATGTTCAGTTCAGCATAAGATGAACATAATCCATATGTATATGAATATGAGTATGAGAGTGTAATGATAATCATGGAAAAGATTTTAAAGAGAAAGTGTTATGATAAGATGACAGAGAGAAAAGCCCCCTTGAAATGGCTACTAAACTCCCTTTATATATAAGATAGATGTGTTGTTTTCTTGTAGGTCAATATGTGTTTGAACTTGATTAATTATGATTTCACTTCATTTTTTGTCGTGTAATTATTCTAGTTCATAGTTGTAAAATAATAACAATTACTCTagttatttgttttattattatataaaacctAACTGTACTCGATCCCACCCTCTCTACCAATTAACTAAGTTTTAAAGTAAATTGCGGTGGTTATTGCTATATTTACAAAATCCAAATATCTTGTAATTTACATACCGATGTTTCTATTTTATTGTGGTTTTGGTCCAtcacactaactccatccaactTATAATTAAATCTTGATCATATGAGAGGCATATGCGAGGCAAAtgatgtatgtttgtatgtatgtatgcatgcatgcatgtatgtacgtACGTATATTCGTAAGTAGAAGAGTCTTCGGGTTTACGTTAAAAGTTACAATAAATAATGCTAAAATGATGACATTATTTGTACAGAAataaatatgtgtatgcatgtttataaataaTCTTTCGTTTACACGAAAGAAGAAATAATAACTGACCTATTTATATTTTAGTGAAATCAGTTTTTACAAAGTCAATTAATCATTTATTTATATAGTTCCCTTAATCATGTAAGTCATAACATCTTGTATTTTATGTAAAATAATTCTATTAACATTTCCTTGTAGTCTACATCTTTATGTTCATGTGGTGttataaatctttttttttttttttggattaaGGCATTGAAATAATTACTAAAAATTATATTCtcatgtgtatgtgtgtatgtatgaaaGATTCAACAATAAATAATGATGAATATATGAACAATAGTAAATTTGTACCCAAAAACTTATAAAGAATCAATTAATCTTATGATTATAAGATTATAGCTACACATTCCAAATATTTTGGTTTTAGTTTTCCATGATTAGATATGTTCGAGAGACGACACGTGTGTATATGAATGTTACAACAATATGAAATAATGAATGCTTGGTTATTTTGTTTTAAATGGAGACTTGTTTTCATGTGTGTTGTGGATGAATTAATCAAATAACAATCTTGCTTAAAATAACCATCAAAATATATCTATATGCACTTGTTGTTTTAACACATGTGAGCATGATTTAACTATAAGTTTAATGTAGTTAGTGTGGTGGATCAAAACTGCAATAAAATAGAAACTTTGGTATATAAATTAGAACACATtcgaattttataaaatatagcAATAACTAttaaaccatagggaccaaaacCGCAATTTACTCTAAGTTTGATATGGAATATGAAAGGAGTTAGGTTCTTCGAAGATTAAAGTGGATTTGTATTTCCTATTTTGGGGATCCGgttctttcttttttctttttttttttttttttacttttttagaCTTTTACATccggtttatttattttttgtagACTTTTACATCCGGTTTATTTTGGAAACGGGAAGTTGATGTTTGAGGCATGCATTTGTGAAAGTTGTAGGTGTGTTGAGATTTGTTCGACCTATAACTTAGTGATCTTCATATTGGTGTTTACTATCTTTGGGAAATCGGTAATTCTTACCTATAGTTTAAATTATAAATTCTTTGAAAGTGTATGTATATTTATGTAAAAAAAATCTAATCATAATTTGatattttttttgaacaacatttGATGTTTTATTTAGCCCGCTTCATTCCCCTTTAATAGTATAAtataatgaaaaatatatatatatatatatatatatatatatatatatatatgattatgaTCCTACGTATATTAGGAAGAAGATTATGCGAGGTGTTTTCTATTTATTAGAGAGAAGATagtaaaaacaaaaattattatAAACCATTGTTGAAGAAGAATAAGTGAATGTAATGGAAATTCGTAATCGTCCATATAAACCATTATATGTTTTCTATAAATCACATATCTTACTTATTGTCTTTTAACCGACAAATGTTTTTCTAAAGGTGTTAACAAACAAAAATTATTGTGTGTAACGAAACTAATCTTTCTATATTGTTGTATCAAATCTAATATGATGGTATTGTGTAACAAACGTATATGTAGGTGGGTATATTTGTACTTTCATTATTTTTTTAACTGAAAACTAATTATTATTTAGAGTTATTAATATAGATATGAGAGAAGTTAATAAAATTATTGTTTCTTAGTACATAGATCTCTACTTTTTTATTAAGGAGAGGGAAAGCTTTAGTAAGAATAGAATTAAATTTCCACACATTATATTCTTTATTTTGCTGATGAAATTACCCTGGCCAAAAGCTCAAAAGTGTTCCGGGTTATATCTTATTGAATTGTGGggaaaaaaacaaataattatgAAATTCATCGCGAATAGATATTACTTGTTTATTTATTACGGacgttataaaaatatatattttattaatgaTTATTCcatgaataataaaataaataaatagtttATGATTACGGACATTTGGGTGTTCCATACTTGGTTTTCAAATCTCTATAACAGGGACACTCGTCCTTGCTTCCAATAGTTCCAGAAGGAACACATAAACACTTTTGACAACAGTCTTGGCATACATCCATACATTGTCCTCGATGATGTGTTGCGGAACATCTAACTGAACATGCAGATGGACATtctaaaaaaaaagaagaagaagttaatttccaatatatatatatgcgtgtgtgcagtttatataaaaatatttaccTTCGACGGGCACTGAACCTTCACCTCCGGCCTAAGATACGTATATAGGGAATAATATGTAGTGTTAGTAACTATAAAACTAAAATTAAAATCTATACAACTAAAATGACTTAACCATAGCTAGTTGTGTACTTACAATCGAGAGTTGTATGACTGCCATGGATGCCACAAGGAATAGGAGAAAATAAACTTGTGATCTTCCCATTTCGTAAGATGTTAGTGGAGAGTGGAATCCACAATGAAAACTatgcacacatatatatacacacacattatGCTTTAGGAAGGATAATATATTGTCTTAAATGTGTTAGATATTGAGTTATTAAACATAATTAATGTTTATCACGGTGTCTGTTTGTTTTATGATAAGAGCTAGTATTTAGTACCCATGTGTTGCGGTGAAACCgttaaaaacgttgaaccatgcATGTATGTTAacttacaaaaataaaaaagaataacTAGGTCGAAACAGTAAAGAATGTTAAACATATacaagaataactaagtcgaaaGGGTAAATAACATTATTCAAGTGGGTTAGAGTTAATACAATATAGTGGAATTACCCATGCGTTGCTACAGACATTTAGCCGATATCAGTTTAGTTCGTTGCAGTTTCGGTGCGATGATGAAATTTGGTATGGTTTAGTTCCATGGTGTAAACTTAAATTTGGGGCAAATTTTTACATAAACATCCTTCTTAACATCTCCCATagctgaaaaaaaaaataaagttagcaCAAAAATTAGTAGAATAATTTTAGAATACTTGTAAATTAAAGGATAAACTTACTTTCAAATTTGTAGATGAAGGGCCAATGAGATCATCAGTAATTTGCTCGTTATATATCTCTAGGAATGAACACTTGCAATTGTATGTTAATATTTCATCTACTTGACTTTTCTCTTCCTGTATATATGTATGAAAATTCATTTTTTTAAGATAACACATCTTATGAAGATTGAAGAAAGAAAAGGGTGTGAACGAAAAATCTATTGTTATCAATAATATGGAAAAATTATCACGATTATTTTAGCAAATAAGAACTCAAACAAACATGGAGTCATTCTCCGATATGAACTAGGGTTAACTTCAAGCTCATTTATCTCGCCCAACATAGTGTGTGTCTTTCCACTTCTTGTCTACAAAGGTAATTCTTGTTTCCGGATGCCTAACAAAGGTCATGCTTTGTGCGCATTTTTGTTTTACGCACTTGTTATAACCATGAGCACTAAGCTCCATTCTGTTGAGTGTCAAACCTAACAGAAAAGGAAACCCACGAGCtaaatattttttacattaagAAACTAGTACAAATGTCATAATACTGAAAAGGGAATTTACTTGCACATTATGATCCATCTAAAATGATGATTATTCTTTGAGGTTGAAATGTGGTACCTCTACTCTATTTACATTTACACGTATATTTTCCTATTCGTTACCTGGATTCGGACACAGTCTTTTGGAAACTCTCAACATTCTGATTCACACAGTAACCAAATAAGAAGAACTGGAATAGAACAAGTAACAAATACGTTAGATCCATACATGAAACACTATGTGATGAAGATTATTTCGAATCTAAGACCTAACTCTTAAAACCGTTCTCAAATTATTTGTCTTCGGTTATTTTTTCCCAAAGATAAACAGGTTCATACTTCTATGTTATGGGTGTATGAAGTTAAATGAATACTAAATACAAAATGCAACAATTTGAAGAGAAAGAATGGGTCATATTTAACAAAACATTGTCCGGATCTTTTTTACACCATGTATTATTAATGTAGCTACAAAACATTGTCCGGATCTTTTTACACGGTATTGCACAATTAGAGGTTTGTTTTAAGACCGTCCGTAATGGTTAATGCCCTCTAAAAGCCATTTTCTGCCACATCAGCATCATAATGCCGCTTTAAAATATGTGTAATAGTTAACGCCCTTTAATGCCCTTTCAATGATTACTTTTCATTACGTTTTCTCTTCATTGGGCATTATACTAGAAATCCCCTCCCTCTTCATGCTCGTATAATGTTTAGGGGGCGGTTTTGGGGGCGTTATCAAGCTTCTTCACGTCCCTATAATGCCCAATTACGCATGGCCTAACAGTCAAAGTTATTATGACCCTGGTTTGAACATTTTAGTAAATTAAGTGCTATGATTTAAGAAAGTTAAAGTCAAGCTAGTAAAGTAAAAAGTTTTTGAAGTGTAGACTTACAGAACACCATACTCCTTATTTACTTAGAGTGTACAAATACGCTTAACGTATAAAACGTACGAATGGAAGGGAAAAGTAAAAAAATgtggtgacattttcgtaattattctATTAGtataataattatcaaaattactttacaagtgCATCAAACAATATAAAattcaaaattactttacaagtcCATTAAACAACTAGTCattcaaaattactttacaagtaCATCAAACAACTAGTCACTCAATATTACTCCACAAGTACATCAAACAACTAGTCatttaaaattactctacaaatgcaTCATATTTACTCTACTAGTTCATCTTTAATACACTACTATAATATAttattcaaaattactctacaagtgcatCAAACAACTAgtaattcaaaattactctacaagtgtatcataattactctactagttcATCAAAATAACATAACATACATAGTTACTTTACAAAGTTCATcgaacaacatacaattcaaaattactctacaagtgtatcataattactctaccaGTTCGTCAAAAAATATAACAGACGCATTTACTCTACAAATTCAACACACaacataaaattcaaaattaGTCTACAAACGCATCAAACAACACAAAAaatcaaaattactctaaaaGTGTATCGTGATTACTCTACTAATCATCAAAATAACATACAAGACACAATTATtctacaagttcatcaaaaaacatacaattcaaaattactctacaagtgcatCATAATTACTCTATCAGTTTATCATTAATGCACTACTACAACatatctataatctataatatattaaaaaggagaagtgatgtaccAAATTGTAATTTTAATACAAGTACAAGTTATTAAGCAACATTTACAATGAAGTGCAAGCCAATATAATAGGATTTTGCTTTATTTTTAAGACGCCCGTAGGGTTAAAATTGGGATTTCACCCTACAACTCATCGGCCGTTGTTGAACATCAATCGCCATCGTTCAATGCGACCTTTAGGTACTCCACAGTTCCCATCTCCCCTATAACCTGATTTTTGATTCTTAAAGATTCCATCAACAACGATGAATCTCATCTTCTCCCTAACCTGTTTTTTCGATTCTTACCTCAATCGACCATATCTCATGACATGGGAACTGCTGAGTTCAAAAAATCTATGGTTCGTTGTCAGAACTACAAGGTGAAAACGAAGATTCAAGTTTATTTGAGATCCACCTATGAAGATTCAGAAACAGGTAACCTGTAACTCTAGGTGTTTCGATTTGTTTGGTTTTTTCTTTCTCTAttaatttgattttgattgtttggaGTGTTTATTGGCTTTTGTAGATTTGATTACAAAACCCTAAAATATGTCTAGGTTTgttatttgttaatttgtttcCCTGGTTTAATAACTATTGACACTTCTGTTTATTGCATCCAAACGGCATATTGATGGTTCACTGCCAGTTGAAGGCGACCAACGGTATGGTTCGTTCATAATTAATCGCTCGGATCCGGCCATGGGGAAAGATCGAACAACATATGTGTTATAGGATACAATGGGAATCGGCTCATAGGTGTGAAGGGTGGAAATCACGGTCTGATGAAGAGACTGGTAAGTGCATACATTGGTCAAATATGATTGAACTATGTAAATGTTACATAAAATTGAAGTTATAAAGAATGAGAATTATTTGATTTTTGGTTAGTTTTATCAACCTTAGCTGATTCTTTAGGGATTTTGTAGTTGGCATTTGATTTTTAGTTAGTTATATCTCTTCGTTTGTTTTTTAATATGTAGTTGTATTAACCGGTCAGTGAAGTCtgttattgtttaatttgataaTAGGAAAGGTTCACGGATCATTGGATCATGCTGGAAAAGTGAGAGGCCAAACACTTAAGGTGGCCAAGCAGGACAAGAAGAAGCAGTGCGCCTTAGGGATGCGCTCACAAGCGTATTCAGTACAACCGTTTGAATGATATATAGGATATTTCGTGTCACTTTCGACCCGTTTGACCTGTTTCAAAAGTTTCAATAATAATCAAGTTTTTCAAGTTACGCATTTGAGCCGTTAAAGAGGTCGAATATGCACTTCTATAATGCTAAAGGTTCTATTTATAATCTTGTAATTTAAACTTGCAGAGAGCATCATGGAGCCATACCATAGGTACCTGCATACATACGTTTCTGTATCGGGCCCACATTTAGGTTATCTCTACAGTTCCAATTCTCTTTTCAATTCTGGATTATGGCTGTTGAAGAAGCTTAAAAACACCCGTTGCATTCATCAGCCGACTTTCACTGATGACATAGATCTCGAGAATACCTTCTTCTACAATCTATCCAAGGTTCATTCTATTATACTTTTGAATCTAAACAGTTCATTTTCTggttaatttttcttttttagttCTCAAATTTCTTTCTTTTAGTTTATTCGCTTAAAAATTCCATTTCGTGTTATTATATTTTCAGCAAAAGACTTTGGAAAGTTTCAAAAACATAATCCTGCTATCATCTCCTCAGGTATATACATCGTGTCACTATTTGTTTTCTCAAGCTACATATACATTACCTATTCGACTATCCGTATACCATCTGTTTTTACAGGTGGCAATTTCTACTCATTTACGTGTTTATTACTTGACTTGGGTTGTGTTTTAGGCCAATCAGGTCAACTCATTGACTAGGGTGATGTTCATCCGTAGTAAATCTATATTTGTATAAAGATTTGTATTATAACTACAATACTGTTGTTTTATGTAGACATTGAAGGGTAACTTATACCAACTTGAACTGATTGATTTCTCAGGTCATTTCATCTTTGAATACATCCCTGCATTTTAATGGAGCCATTAACGATGAGATTACAGAGTTCCAGACTATTTTGTGCCATACCATTGTACCCATTTCATGCTTTCTTCATATGCACCTGTGATCCCAGTTGAGAAAGCTTGCCATCAGCAGCTTTCCGTTCTTAAAATCACAAGTTCAGTTTTAGAGCCTGCAAGCATGATGGCTAAATGTGATCCTAGGCATGGAAATCTTATGGCTTGTTGTTTGATGTTCTGTGGAAACGTCGTTCCCAAAGATGTCAATGCTGGTGTTGCTACAATCTAAACCCAATGCACCGTGCAGTTTGCTGATTGGTAAGGAACCAATCTTGTATAAGTGATAAAATGGGTGGGTACGGTGGTCTGGGTACGGGTCAAATGGGTATTTTTATACGGGTCAAGTTGGGACTTGTCCAAAATCATTGTAACAGGTATGACCAGGAAGGAGAACCGTCACAGTTAGCTGCTGTTGACATATTTGTTAGTATTATGGATCCCTTAAAGGAACCGCCTCTTGTGACAGCAAACACTGTTCTATCTATACTTGCAGTTGACTATCCGGTTGACAAGGTTTCATGCTATGTTTCTGATGACGGAGCTGCTATGTTGACTTTCAAAGCTCTGACCGAGTCTGAGTTTGCAAAAAAATGGGTTTACTTTTGCAAGAAATATAACATAGAGCCCCGAGCTCCTGAATGGTATTTTTGCCAAAAAATTGACTACCTCAAACACAAACTTCAGCCAACTTTTGTCAAAGACCGTCGAGCTATGAAGGTAGAAACCATTTGACGCAAATAATCTTCAATTCTTTACTATTTCTCGagtaaaaattgttactttgttcCTTTTTGGGCAGAGAGAATATGAAGAATTCAAAATTTATGTATCATGTTTTTATGGTATTTTTATTGCTAATTGTGCATTTTGCTTGAATGAACTCTATATTTTCT from Helianthus annuus cultivar XRQ/B chromosome 7, HanXRQr2.0-SUNRISE, whole genome shotgun sequence includes the following:
- the LOC110868878 gene encoding peamaclein; this translates as MGRSQVYFLLFLVASMAVIQLSIAGGEGSVPVEECPSACSVRCSATHHRGQCMDVCQDCCQKCLCVPSGTIGSKDECPCYRDLKTKYGTPKCP
- the LOC110868877 gene encoding protein FAM135B-like, translating into MEPYHRYLHTYVSVSGPHLGYLYSSNSLFNSGLWLLKKLKNTRCIHQPTFTDDIDLENTFFYNLSKQKTLESFKNIILLSSPQVAISTHLRVYYLTWVVF